The following proteins are encoded in a genomic region of Cryptomeria japonica chromosome 11, Sugi_1.0, whole genome shotgun sequence:
- the LOC131068336 gene encoding probable calcium-binding protein CML23: MRFHKLIYRQVVRLLKKLLCPRSKKNRSPLVKPAQKNINLSQSLGILAELEKVFRHFDANGDGKISVSELGAVINSLEGTSSASASHEELEMMIKEVDSDGDGFIDLQEFIAFNIKSEGGGVGSLKELRDAFRIFDRDRNGYISAEELRSVLTSLGDRCSLEDCLEMIKGVDSDGDGFVNFEEFRNMMTSSCN; this comes from the coding sequence ATGCGATTTCACAAGCTCATCTATCGCCAGGTTGTAAGATTGTTGAAAAAACTTCTGTGCCCTCGCTCTAAAAAGAACAGAAGTCCTCTGGTAAAACCAGCCCAGAAGAACATAAATCTGTCTCAAAGTTTAGGGATTTTAGCAGAACTTGAGAAGGTTTTCAGGCACTTTGATGCTAATGGTGATGGGAAAATCTCTGTTTCAGAACTGGGTGCTGTTATAAATTCCCTAGAAGGAACTTCCAGTGCCTCTGCAAGCCATGAAGAGCTTGAGATGATGATAAAGGAGGTGGACTCTGATGGGGATGGGTTTATAGATCTTCAGGAGTTCATTGCTTTTAATATAAAGAGTGAGGGGGGTGGTGTTGGGAGCCTTAAAGAACTGAGAGATGCATTCAGGATATTTGACAGGGATAGAAATGGGTATATCTCTGCAGAGGAGTTGAggagtgttttgaccagtttgggTGATAGATGCAGCCTTGAAGATTGTTTAGAAATGATCAAAGGGGTTGATTCAGATGGGGATGGGTTTGTTAACTTTGAAGAGTTTAGGAATATGATGACAAGTTCCTGCAACTGA